In Symmachiella dynata, the following are encoded in one genomic region:
- a CDS encoding BlaI/MecI/CopY family transcriptional regulator — translation MPIQRRHVADAELAVLEVLWDHSPRTIRQLTDILYPGGTTSEYATVQKLLQRLEDKGCVSRDRSQSAHQFSPSIARDDLIGEQLEQVAQKLCDGSLTPLLMHLTSNVRLKKRERELLKKMIDEAK, via the coding sequence ATGCCTATCCAGCGACGCCATGTCGCCGATGCTGAACTCGCCGTGCTGGAAGTCCTCTGGGACCATAGCCCGCGGACAATTCGTCAATTGACCGATATTCTCTACCCCGGCGGAACCACGTCCGAATACGCCACCGTGCAAAAATTGTTGCAGCGGTTGGAAGACAAAGGCTGCGTCAGTCGCGATCGCAGCCAATCCGCCCACCAATTCTCACCCAGCATTGCTCGCGACGATCTGATCGGCGAACAACTGGAGCAGGTCGCGCAAAAACTGTGCGACGGATCTTTGACGCCGCTGCTGATGCACCTCACCAGCAACGTGCGGCTGAAAAAACGCGAACGCGAGTTGCTCAAAAAAATGATTGACGAAGCCAAGTAG
- the rpoD gene encoding RNA polymerase sigma factor RpoD, with product MHRLDENLKVLVEQGKQQGYLTFSQVNDYLPDEAVNPEKLDNLLMSLEEIGLDIVNDEQPAVANPKKKRARATRSKKSDEEQSRRIDDPVRMYLTQMGEIPLLTRPEEIALAKKIEVTRRRFRRQLLESDYALKTSLDILTKVHQGQLPFDRTIKVSVTEGLEKTQILGRMPYNLATLEELRRKTIEDFAIATDESATQKVRRDAEERLKVRRRKMATLIEELSLRTQRLQPSLKRLEQICRRMIDIEKQIYSIRNLKTAKDERANLQKELQDLMNMTLETPKSLRKRMRNIQERFAAYELAMRQLSGGNLRLVVSIAKKYRNRGLSFLDLIQEGNTGLMRAVDKYEYRRGYKFSTYATWWIRQAITRAIADQARTIRIPVHMIETMSKLRKVSKTLLQENGREPTIEETAEAAEISLEETRRVLKISRHPISLDRPVGESEDSYFGDFIEDDAVDNPVNAATQEMLKDKIDYVLRTLTYREREIIKLRYGLGDGYTYTLEEVGRIFKVTRERVRQIEAKAVRKLQHPVRSKQLKGFLDSLATGVAGE from the coding sequence GTGCACAGACTCGACGAAAACCTAAAAGTTTTAGTGGAACAAGGGAAGCAGCAAGGTTATTTGACCTTCTCACAGGTCAATGACTACCTTCCCGATGAAGCCGTGAATCCCGAAAAGCTCGACAACTTGTTGATGTCTTTAGAGGAGATCGGGCTGGACATCGTCAACGACGAGCAACCGGCGGTTGCCAATCCGAAGAAGAAACGCGCCCGGGCCACGCGAAGCAAAAAATCGGATGAAGAACAATCGCGGCGGATTGACGATCCGGTACGGATGTATCTGACGCAAATGGGCGAAATCCCGCTGCTCACGCGGCCTGAGGAAATCGCGCTGGCCAAAAAAATTGAGGTCACCCGTCGTCGTTTTCGCCGGCAATTGCTGGAAAGCGATTACGCACTGAAAACCTCGCTCGACATTTTGACCAAGGTCCACCAAGGGCAATTGCCTTTTGACCGGACCATCAAAGTCTCGGTCACCGAAGGTTTGGAAAAGACGCAGATTCTCGGTCGCATGCCGTACAATCTTGCGACGCTTGAGGAATTGCGGCGGAAAACCATCGAGGATTTTGCGATTGCCACCGATGAATCGGCGACGCAGAAAGTTCGCCGTGATGCTGAAGAACGGCTGAAGGTCCGGCGGCGCAAAATGGCGACGCTGATCGAAGAGTTGAGTTTGCGGACGCAGCGGTTGCAACCGTCGCTGAAACGGCTGGAACAAATCTGCCGACGGATGATCGACATCGAAAAGCAGATTTACAGCATCCGCAACCTCAAGACGGCCAAAGACGAACGGGCCAACCTGCAGAAAGAGTTGCAGGATCTGATGAACATGACATTGGAGACGCCCAAAAGTCTGCGGAAGCGGATGCGGAACATTCAAGAGCGGTTCGCCGCTTACGAATTGGCCATGAGGCAGTTGTCGGGCGGGAACTTGCGGTTGGTGGTTTCGATTGCCAAGAAATACCGCAACCGTGGCTTGAGCTTTTTGGATTTGATCCAAGAAGGAAATACCGGCTTGATGCGGGCGGTCGATAAATACGAGTATCGCCGCGGCTACAAGTTTTCGACGTACGCCACTTGGTGGATTCGCCAGGCGATCACCCGCGCCATTGCCGATCAAGCCCGTACGATTCGGATTCCGGTGCATATGATCGAGACGATGTCCAAGCTCCGTAAAGTCAGCAAAACGTTGCTGCAGGAGAACGGCCGCGAACCGACGATTGAGGAAACGGCCGAAGCAGCTGAAATCAGCCTGGAAGAAACGCGTCGCGTGCTGAAAATCTCGCGGCACCCGATCAGTCTGGATCGTCCGGTTGGGGAGAGTGAAGATAGCTATTTCGGCGATTTCATCGAGGACGACGCTGTTGATAATCCAGTCAACGCTGCAACGCAGGAAATGTTGAAAGACAAGATCGACTATGTGCTGCGGACATTGACCTATCGCGAGCGGGAAATCATCAAGCTGCGATACGGCTTAGGAGACGGGTACACCTATACGTTGGAAGAGGTGGGCCGGATCTTCAAGGTCACCCGCGAGCGGGTTCGACAAATCGAAGCCAAGGCGGTTCGCAAACTGCAACATCCGGTGCGTAGTAAACAGTTGAAAGGCTTTTTAGACAGCCTGGCGACGGGAGTCGCTGGGGAATAA
- a CDS encoding zinc ribbon domain-containing protein → MAATTHSLSELHQLHLKLENAQSQLDRGPKQIQARQRFVETKKEEAAEVHAKFQKLKMDADSRSLQLKTNEARIESLRGKLNAAASNKEFNIIKEQIEADEVANSVLEDEILEALEKVDSTSTEVGQAEQAVKDAEAETARISQQVTESKAGLEAECERLQAAIKVAETSIPPKVGEQYRRLVQAHGASAMAAVTDSVCSNCFVGITAQMLVQLNTHQVIFCKTCGRMLYIDDSA, encoded by the coding sequence ATGGCAGCGACCACCCATAGTTTGAGCGAGTTACACCAATTGCATTTGAAGTTGGAGAACGCACAAAGCCAGTTGGATCGGGGGCCCAAGCAGATCCAGGCCCGCCAACGGTTCGTGGAGACAAAAAAAGAAGAAGCTGCGGAGGTGCATGCGAAGTTTCAGAAACTGAAAATGGACGCGGACTCCCGCAGTTTACAACTGAAGACCAACGAAGCCCGCATTGAAAGCTTGCGCGGCAAACTCAACGCGGCGGCTTCCAACAAAGAATTCAACATCATCAAGGAACAAATCGAAGCGGATGAAGTTGCCAACAGCGTGTTGGAAGACGAAATCCTGGAAGCCTTGGAGAAAGTCGATTCCACTTCAACCGAAGTGGGGCAAGCCGAACAGGCGGTCAAGGACGCCGAAGCGGAAACCGCCCGGATTAGCCAGCAAGTCACCGAATCCAAAGCAGGGTTAGAAGCGGAATGCGAACGACTTCAAGCTGCCATCAAAGTTGCTGAAACCAGTATTCCCCCGAAAGTGGGAGAACAATATCGCCGCTTGGTGCAGGCGCACGGCGCCAGTGCGATGGCGGCCGTCACCGATTCGGTCTGCAGCAATTGCTTTGTCGGGATCACGGCCCAAATGTTGGTCCAGCTCAATACCCACCAGGTGATCTTTTGCAAAACCTGCGGCCGGATGCTGTACATCGACGATTCGGCATGA
- a CDS encoding family 16 glycoside hydrolase, producing MHSYRLVVGLMAVAGFALGGVFITGCAQAEDNPPKPPKKSFVPLYNGKDLSGWEVLDGNIEAWKADGELLSCVGEGGGWLRTEEMYSDYVLKLEFRVPPNGNSGVGLRFPDEGNPAFAGMEIQILDDEGDEYTELKDSQYSGSIYSEVAAKRGALKPPGEFNSYEITCKGPFIKVVLNGKTITEANIDEYDKASGDYKPLRDRPRIGYIGLQNHGSRVDFRNIEIKDLTNSITDPDTKVEMAYVDIVEGEGDAVGEGDAPTIHCTGRLLNGEKFYSSHDGAGQPLALPLTGYIPGWQLGIPGMKAGGRRKLIIPYQLAYGLRGFPPSIPPKAMLVFDVEVVKVK from the coding sequence ATGCATTCGTATCGCTTGGTTGTTGGCCTGATGGCCGTAGCTGGATTTGCTTTGGGAGGCGTCTTCATCACCGGATGTGCTCAGGCGGAAGATAATCCCCCGAAACCCCCTAAGAAAAGTTTCGTACCGCTATACAACGGCAAAGACTTGTCCGGGTGGGAAGTGCTGGACGGAAACATCGAGGCCTGGAAGGCCGATGGCGAATTGCTGAGTTGCGTTGGTGAGGGCGGCGGATGGCTTCGCACCGAAGAAATGTACAGCGACTATGTTTTGAAGCTCGAGTTTCGCGTTCCGCCCAACGGCAATAGTGGGGTCGGCCTGCGGTTTCCTGATGAGGGGAATCCTGCCTTTGCCGGGATGGAAATTCAAATTCTCGATGACGAGGGCGACGAGTACACGGAACTCAAAGATTCGCAGTACAGCGGTAGTATCTACTCCGAAGTCGCCGCCAAACGGGGCGCTCTCAAACCGCCCGGTGAATTCAACAGCTACGAGATCACCTGCAAAGGACCGTTTATCAAAGTGGTGCTCAACGGAAAAACGATCACCGAAGCGAACATCGATGAATACGACAAAGCGTCGGGCGACTACAAGCCGCTCCGCGATCGGCCGCGGATTGGTTATATCGGCTTGCAAAATCACGGCTCGCGGGTCGATTTTCGCAACATCGAAATCAAGGATTTGACGAATTCGATTACCGATCCCGATACGAAAGTGGAAATGGCGTATGTCGACATTGTCGAAGGCGAAGGGGATGCGGTCGGAGAGGGAGATGCTCCCACGATTCATTGCACCGGACGCTTGCTCAATGGCGAAAAGTTTTACAGCAGCCACGACGGTGCAGGACAACCGTTGGCGTTGCCTTTGACTGGTTATATCCCCGGTTGGCAATTGGGCATTCCGGGAATGAAGGCGGGCGGACGACGCAAGTTGATCATTCCCTATCAATTGGCGTACGGATTGCGAGGATTTCCGCCGTCGATTCCTCCCAAGGCCATGTTGGTCTTCGATGTAGAGGTCGTCAAAGTCAAATAA
- a CDS encoding M56 family metallopeptidase: MLQTLFEIVLANAVLATVLAIGVALFARLCRRPAIAHGLWLLVFLKLITPPLVTVPLEILPAPPVISTSSAVIHAPVETTVAVQEAPIPTAIVATNAAPQLTAAPQPAGFPWRNYLVEGIVGLWIAGACGWLLLLGIRAWRFHRMARRTALAPAALQQQVRRLSTAFGVQAVPEVRMIHAQVSPLLWRIGGRPVILLPAELLTQLTPAQIDGILAHELAHLQRRDHWTRRLVLCVTALYWWHPVLWWSRRGLEQAAEQCCDAAVVARFPDHSRDYAAALLQTIDFLTGARPRLPASATTFGQGRSLKRRFAMILDKGVSPRLSWKMRGVLAAVGLTVLVVSPWVVAEEKATLEKPHPEPRAAVGASEAEFERIYAGGNDVKTDSKTLNQSVYMVACRMLVQDESGREHVIFSPRIILAENQEGTIAVGPIPGRTPKSDPEISQLITMGRAMRHVKVQQLDGDFVAFFARIDDKPEMNKGLLPDDDGVVTREFTHVYTKSLNVVEKVRLGKTFSVPFYDTDDDKKSKRCLEFTVTRIEKAKPKSPEPSVWGFTIPDDASPLGQEIRSALSVVLKKKKSVPAFMATTAIKNLRVTVEQVVDELGDAKNYPLVGPARLRKQQIECTAFFDIERQSNWPVPFTNVENCKEVFYLNWDQLFRVIENPSDKNSPAKSIGDETSSTDADAGTKTPDSTILRGAGVVSDSGLVGEVIFDERVKTP; encoded by the coding sequence ATGCTGCAAACCTTGTTCGAAATCGTGCTCGCCAACGCCGTTTTGGCGACTGTGCTGGCAATCGGCGTCGCCTTGTTCGCGCGGCTGTGCCGTCGTCCGGCGATTGCGCATGGGCTGTGGTTGTTGGTGTTTTTGAAATTGATCACGCCGCCGCTTGTGACGGTACCCCTCGAAATCCTACCGGCTCCTCCGGTCATCAGTACCTCTTCGGCTGTTATCCACGCGCCGGTGGAAACCACGGTCGCCGTGCAAGAAGCGCCTATTCCCACGGCAATCGTTGCAACAAACGCTGCACCACAACTTACCGCAGCCCCGCAGCCAGCAGGTTTTCCATGGCGCAATTATCTGGTCGAGGGAATTGTCGGCCTCTGGATCGCCGGGGCGTGCGGCTGGTTGTTGTTATTGGGCATACGGGCCTGGCGCTTCCATCGGATGGCTCGCCGGACCGCGCTCGCGCCAGCGGCATTGCAACAACAAGTACGTCGGTTATCAACTGCGTTCGGCGTGCAGGCGGTGCCGGAGGTCCGCATGATTCACGCGCAGGTCTCGCCGCTGTTATGGCGGATCGGTGGTCGTCCGGTGATCCTTTTGCCGGCTGAACTACTCACACAATTAACGCCCGCCCAGATCGACGGTATTCTCGCGCACGAACTGGCTCACTTACAGCGCCGCGATCATTGGACACGGCGGTTGGTGCTCTGTGTGACCGCTCTGTATTGGTGGCATCCGGTGCTCTGGTGGAGCCGGCGGGGCTTGGAGCAAGCGGCGGAGCAATGTTGCGACGCCGCCGTGGTCGCCCGCTTTCCCGACCACAGCCGCGACTATGCCGCGGCGCTATTACAAACGATCGACTTTCTAACAGGCGCTCGCCCACGGTTGCCAGCGTCGGCAACCACATTCGGGCAAGGCCGTTCACTGAAACGGAGATTTGCAATGATTCTGGACAAAGGAGTGTCCCCACGGTTGTCGTGGAAAATGCGCGGCGTGTTGGCTGCCGTTGGTTTGACGGTGTTGGTGGTTTCGCCGTGGGTGGTGGCGGAGGAGAAGGCGACGCTGGAAAAACCGCACCCTGAACCAAGAGCCGCTGTCGGTGCTTCGGAAGCGGAATTTGAACGAATTTACGCAGGTGGGAACGATGTAAAAACGGATTCTAAAACATTAAATCAATCCGTCTACATGGTTGCCTGTCGCATGTTGGTCCAAGATGAATCCGGCAGGGAGCATGTGATCTTTTCACCGCGGATTATTCTCGCCGAGAATCAAGAAGGGACGATCGCGGTCGGCCCCATCCCTGGACGCACTCCTAAGTCCGATCCCGAAATCTCGCAACTAATCACAATGGGCCGCGCCATGCGGCACGTGAAGGTGCAACAACTCGATGGCGATTTTGTTGCGTTCTTCGCCCGCATCGACGACAAACCCGAAATGAACAAGGGGCTCCTTCCTGATGATGACGGAGTGGTCACACGGGAATTCACGCATGTCTATACCAAGTCACTCAATGTTGTTGAGAAGGTCCGACTCGGCAAGACGTTTTCTGTTCCGTTTTACGATACGGACGACGACAAAAAATCAAAACGCTGTCTCGAATTCACCGTCACACGCATCGAAAAAGCGAAACCCAAATCGCCCGAACCCTCCGTATGGGGTTTCACGATACCGGACGATGCCTCACCGCTCGGACAGGAAATCCGCTCTGCTCTCAGCGTAGTGCTCAAAAAGAAAAAGAGCGTTCCCGCATTCATGGCAACGACAGCCATCAAAAACCTGCGAGTCACCGTCGAACAGGTCGTTGACGAACTGGGTGACGCTAAAAACTATCCATTGGTCGGCCCGGCGCGACTGCGTAAACAGCAAATCGAGTGTACGGCATTTTTCGACATCGAACGGCAATCAAACTGGCCGGTGCCTTTTACGAACGTTGAGAACTGCAAGGAAGTTTTCTATCTCAACTGGGATCAATTGTTTCGGGTTATTGAAAATCCGAGCGACAAAAATTCGCCCGCGAAATCCATCGGCGATGAAACGTCAAGCACAGATGCTGACGCCGGAACGAAAACGCCTGACTCAACAATTCTTCGAGGGGCAGGTGTGGTGAGCGACTCGGGTCTCGTCGGTGAGGTCATTTTCGATGAGCGAGTAAAGACGCCGTAG
- the truB gene encoding tRNA pseudouridine(55) synthase TruB: MNSPDYRGILNINKPADITSRRVVDVVQRIVRPAKVGHGGTLDPLATGVVVVCIGAATRLISYVQQGRKEYRAQFRLGLRSNTDDITGEVETVEDSTQPTAAAVAQALQNYVGEINQVPPQFSAVHIDGRRAYKMARAGKTLDIPARPVQVYRIDILNYTFPELEVEIECGSGTYIRSIGRDMGEELGCGAVMTQLERTRVGDYRLDSAVELDSLSRESLSAALLPPLSAVAHLPLYACSEADMENIQHGRAIHVAQPMSDDSAATVAITAPDGRLAAIATYKDEMLAPKNVFK, translated from the coding sequence ATGAACTCCCCCGACTACCGCGGCATTCTCAACATCAATAAGCCGGCCGATATTACGTCCCGTCGTGTCGTCGACGTCGTGCAACGAATCGTTCGTCCCGCGAAGGTGGGACACGGAGGCACGCTTGATCCCCTGGCGACTGGCGTGGTGGTCGTCTGTATCGGGGCAGCGACGCGGCTCATTTCGTACGTCCAGCAAGGCCGCAAGGAATACCGGGCGCAGTTTCGCTTAGGCCTTCGCAGCAATACCGACGACATCACCGGTGAGGTCGAGACAGTGGAAGACTCCACGCAGCCGACTGCAGCGGCGGTTGCCCAAGCTCTGCAAAATTATGTGGGCGAAATCAATCAGGTTCCGCCGCAATTCTCAGCTGTGCATATCGACGGCCGACGCGCCTATAAAATGGCCCGCGCCGGAAAAACCCTCGACATCCCCGCCCGCCCGGTCCAGGTGTATCGCATTGATATTCTCAACTACACCTTCCCTGAATTGGAGGTCGAGATTGAGTGCGGCTCGGGAACTTATATCCGTTCTATTGGCCGCGACATGGGAGAGGAACTCGGTTGCGGCGCCGTGATGACCCAGTTGGAACGCACGCGTGTGGGGGACTATCGTCTCGACTCTGCTGTCGAACTGGATTCGCTGTCCCGTGAGTCGCTTTCCGCTGCGCTGTTGCCACCACTGTCGGCAGTGGCGCACTTGCCCCTCTATGCATGTTCTGAGGCCGACATGGAGAACATCCAGCACGGCCGCGCGATTCACGTTGCTCAGCCGATGTCCGATGATTCCGCCGCGACGGTGGCGATCACCGCTCCCGACGGCCGGCTGGCTGCGATTGCGACGTACAAAGACGAGATGCTGGCTCCCAAAAATGTTTTTAAGTGA
- the dnaG gene encoding DNA primase yields MPRQSSEEFKELVRSRTDIVSLIGEGVSLESRRGGHEFVGLCPFHDDRNPSLRVYPERQSFKCWSCNTGGDCFEFVMQSERVEFREAIELLATRANIEMPRTHQRGSQSQDGTSKSQLFEVVAWAEQQFHECLLNSPQAATARDYLNSRGFTADVIAAYRLGYHPNDWEWLIQRARGKFGLDVLTAAKLAAQRDGGRGYYDYFVDRVMFPIRDMQRRPVAFGGRILPGETRENAPKYFNSLESIIFTKSRLLYGFDHARDAIRKTDTVVVVEGYTDCITTHQHGQMNVVGTLGTALTETHVTNLKRFARKVVLVYDGDDAGQNAAERALTKFLAQEVDLRIMTLPAGMDPADFLATHGAAAFAKDIEQAPEAWQHKFRRAVARYGVDSIDAKDRVLDEMLEVLATVPHTGGADAGKWRNREDLILGSLVQRLGLKEHAVRQRLSDIRRRAADRQRNHDGPEAMQHDGPAYDSVSLPRKSLSRRDVYLEQELLQIVLAHPAVVGRLREDFACEELQDPQLRKLLACCYGLMDAGEELTFLRVMAELEDSALKGIAVSLDEEARRKGIGADLLEQTLACLRERHTTDAVEMSGQIREQVQQSGGGLNDETAAMLRRLSEYNKKRAVKNKLA; encoded by the coding sequence GTGCCCCGCCAGTCTTCCGAAGAATTCAAAGAACTTGTCCGTTCCCGCACGGACATCGTCAGCCTGATCGGTGAAGGCGTTTCGCTTGAGTCGCGTCGCGGCGGGCATGAGTTCGTGGGGTTGTGTCCGTTTCATGACGATCGTAATCCTTCGCTGCGCGTCTATCCGGAGCGGCAATCGTTTAAGTGTTGGTCCTGTAATACAGGCGGCGATTGCTTTGAATTTGTGATGCAAAGCGAACGGGTCGAATTTCGCGAAGCCATTGAGCTGTTGGCCACCCGGGCCAATATCGAAATGCCTCGCACACATCAACGCGGCAGCCAGAGTCAAGACGGAACCAGCAAGAGTCAATTGTTTGAAGTGGTTGCTTGGGCTGAGCAACAATTTCATGAATGTCTGTTGAATAGCCCACAGGCGGCGACAGCGCGTGATTATTTGAATTCGCGCGGTTTCACTGCCGATGTCATCGCCGCTTATCGCTTGGGTTATCATCCCAACGATTGGGAATGGTTGATTCAGCGAGCACGGGGCAAGTTTGGCTTAGATGTTTTGACGGCTGCCAAGCTGGCCGCCCAACGGGATGGCGGACGCGGTTATTATGATTATTTCGTAGATCGGGTGATGTTTCCGATTCGCGACATGCAACGTCGCCCTGTTGCATTTGGAGGACGTATCCTTCCGGGAGAGACGCGTGAAAACGCTCCAAAATATTTTAATAGTTTAGAGAGCATTATCTTCACTAAAAGCCGTCTGCTCTACGGTTTCGATCATGCTCGCGACGCGATTCGCAAGACCGACACGGTGGTTGTCGTGGAAGGGTACACGGATTGCATTACGACACATCAGCACGGCCAGATGAACGTTGTCGGCACATTGGGAACGGCCCTGACCGAAACACACGTGACCAACCTAAAGCGTTTTGCCCGCAAAGTGGTCTTGGTCTACGACGGTGACGATGCCGGCCAAAACGCGGCGGAACGGGCTTTGACGAAGTTTTTGGCCCAAGAGGTGGATCTGAGAATCATGACATTGCCCGCCGGCATGGATCCGGCGGACTTTTTGGCCACCCACGGAGCGGCCGCTTTTGCGAAAGACATCGAACAAGCCCCGGAGGCTTGGCAGCATAAATTCAGAAGAGCAGTGGCTCGTTATGGCGTAGACTCAATTGATGCCAAGGATCGCGTGTTAGACGAAATGCTGGAGGTCCTGGCAACGGTGCCGCACACCGGTGGTGCGGATGCGGGAAAATGGCGGAATCGTGAGGATTTGATTTTAGGGTCGCTGGTCCAACGGTTGGGGCTGAAGGAACATGCGGTCAGACAACGTCTGAGCGATATTCGCCGACGGGCCGCTGACCGGCAACGAAACCACGACGGTCCGGAGGCCATGCAGCACGACGGACCAGCATATGATTCTGTTTCACTGCCGCGGAAATCACTCTCCCGCCGTGACGTATACTTGGAACAAGAATTATTGCAGATTGTCTTGGCCCACCCTGCTGTGGTCGGACGCTTACGGGAAGACTTTGCTTGCGAGGAATTACAGGACCCGCAATTACGAAAACTTTTGGCCTGTTGTTATGGACTTATGGATGCGGGAGAGGAATTGACCTTTCTCCGTGTGATGGCTGAGTTGGAGGACTCCGCCTTGAAAGGAATCGCTGTCTCATTGGATGAGGAAGCCCGCCGAAAAGGAATCGGCGCGGATCTGCTGGAACAAACTTTGGCCTGCCTGCGCGAGCGTCACACGACCGACGCGGTGGAGATGTCCGGCCAAATACGCGAGCAGGTCCAACAGTCGGGTGGCGGACTAAATGATGAAACAGCGGCGATGTTACGCCGGCTTTCTGAATACAACAAGAAACGCGCAGTCAAGAACAAGTTGGCTTGA